Proteins co-encoded in one Streptomyces sp. SLBN-31 genomic window:
- a CDS encoding I78 family peptidase inhibitor, with the protein MAPNPAPQAEPQDSPEAYVGLDAADAERRARERGWSTVRSLPPGAIITMEYRAGRLNFEVRDGRVARAWKG; encoded by the coding sequence ATGGCACCGAATCCCGCTCCGCAGGCGGAGCCCCAGGACAGTCCGGAGGCGTACGTCGGCCTCGACGCGGCGGACGCCGAGCGCCGCGCGCGCGAGCGGGGGTGGAGCACGGTGCGTTCGCTGCCGCCGGGGGCGATCATCACCATGGAGTACCGCGCCGGCCGGCTGAACTTCGAGGTGCGGGACGGCCGCGTGGCACGGGCCTGGAAGGGCTGA
- a CDS encoding transglycosylase family protein: MSECADTNRHNGRKTRTTAALAGAALLAAPLGLLAASGNAAAADGGVWDRIAQCESGGNWHINTGNGYYGGLQFSAGTWRAYGGSAYAPTADKASREAQIAVATKVQHAQGWGAWPVCSARAGASGSAPASSGSVTTKSAETTKSTKAAPSKKAPTRSSGHTNRSASRGNYTVREGDTLSRIAARHGTTWQRLYAANKAVIGGDPDVILPGQRLVV, encoded by the coding sequence ATGTCCGAGTGTGCCGATACCAACCGCCACAACGGTCGCAAGACGCGTACGACGGCGGCCCTCGCCGGGGCCGCACTGCTCGCCGCCCCGCTGGGACTGCTGGCCGCGTCCGGCAACGCGGCAGCGGCCGACGGCGGAGTCTGGGACCGCATCGCCCAGTGCGAGAGCGGCGGCAACTGGCACATCAACACCGGCAACGGCTACTACGGCGGACTCCAGTTCTCCGCCGGCACCTGGCGCGCGTACGGCGGCTCGGCCTACGCCCCGACCGCCGACAAGGCATCCAGGGAAGCGCAGATCGCTGTGGCCACCAAGGTCCAGCACGCCCAGGGCTGGGGTGCCTGGCCGGTCTGTTCGGCACGGGCCGGCGCGTCCGGAAGCGCCCCGGCCTCCTCCGGCTCGGTGACGACGAAGTCCGCCGAGACCACCAAGTCCACCAAGGCGGCCCCGTCGAAGAAGGCGCCGACGCGCTCTTCGGGGCACACCAACCGCAGCGCCTCCCGCGGCAACTACACCGTCCGCGAGGGCGACACCCTGAGCAGGATCGCCGCCCGGCACGGGACCACCTGGCAGCGCCTGTACGCGGCCAACAAGGCCGTCATCGGCGGTGATCCCGACGTGATCCTGCCCGGGCAGCGGCTCGTCGTCTGA
- a CDS encoding YafY family protein gives MLETSARLLRLLSLLQAHRDWSGAELADRLGVTARTVRRDVDRLRELGYPVNASPGTGGGYQLGAGAELPPLLLDDDEAVAVAVGLRTAAGQGIEGIGETSVRALAKLEQVLPSRLRRRVGALNAFTVPMLRGPQSGAVDPAVLTELANLCRDAERLRFEYSDHGGASTRRTVEPHRLVCSERRWYLVAWDVDREDWRTFRVDRITPKPPHGPRFAPRTPPADDLAAYVSEGVSTRAYAAHAVVRLLVPVEEAAARISPSAGQLEADGPDACVLRTGAASLDVMVIHVMMTGFEFEVLEPAELTESIRTARDRLSRALVRAAERETTGS, from the coding sequence ATGCTGGAGACCTCGGCTCGACTCCTGCGCCTGCTCTCATTGCTCCAGGCGCACCGCGATTGGTCGGGCGCCGAGCTCGCCGACCGGCTCGGCGTCACCGCGCGCACCGTGCGCCGGGACGTGGACCGGCTGCGCGAGCTGGGCTACCCCGTCAACGCCAGTCCCGGCACCGGCGGCGGTTACCAGCTGGGCGCGGGCGCCGAGCTGCCGCCGCTGCTGCTGGACGACGACGAGGCGGTCGCGGTGGCCGTCGGTCTGCGTACGGCCGCCGGGCAGGGCATCGAGGGCATCGGCGAGACCTCCGTGCGGGCGCTCGCCAAGCTGGAGCAGGTGCTGCCGAGCAGGCTCCGGCGCCGGGTGGGTGCTCTGAACGCCTTCACCGTGCCGATGCTCCGCGGGCCGCAGTCCGGTGCCGTGGACCCGGCCGTCCTCACCGAACTGGCCAACCTGTGCCGGGACGCGGAGCGCCTGCGCTTCGAGTACAGCGATCACGGCGGCGCCTCCACCCGCCGTACCGTCGAGCCCCACCGCCTGGTGTGCAGCGAGCGCCGCTGGTACCTGGTCGCCTGGGACGTGGACCGCGAGGACTGGCGGACGTTCCGCGTCGACCGCATCACCCCGAAGCCGCCGCACGGCCCGCGCTTCGCGCCACGCACCCCGCCCGCCGACGACCTCGCCGCGTACGTGTCGGAGGGCGTCTCCACGCGCGCGTACGCCGCGCACGCCGTCGTGCGGCTGCTGGTGCCGGTGGAGGAGGCCGCCGCGCGGATCTCGCCGAGCGCCGGGCAACTGGAGGCGGACGGCCCCGACGCCTGCGTCCTGCGCACCGGGGCCGCGAGTCTCGACGTCATGGTCATCCACGTGATGATGACGGGCTTCGAGTTCGAGGTGCTGGAGCCGGCCGAGCTGACCGAGTCGATCAGGACCGCTCGGGACCGGCTGTCCCGCGCGCTTGTCCGAGCGGCCGAGAGAGAAACGACGGGTTCGTGA
- a CDS encoding ABC transporter substrate-binding protein: MRPARRRRAAERAAAAALLLVVGTACGSRLPESDFEHGSRTRAPGGGAPIPVGIVTSATSPVGGDTFTGPGQGAKAYFDRLNARGGIDGRRVEVHECDDGGSGVGDNTCVHRLIDEDRVVALVATTALDYAGAPRVSHARVPDIGGQPIGAAYDTWPHLYGIYGSSAPRDGTPGWDGKLYGGTEVYRYFKRVKGARTAAVVSYNQAASAAYARLVQRGLRAEGYKVVTEQVDFALPNFRAAAADLKEQGADLVFDAIDGHGNAQLCRAMDEVGAKVVAKVTNVQNWTSTVPEDYEDSPRCRNALWATGSSRDHDDTRDAAVREFRDATKGLKTHSQWQLEGWAAAMWFTDAAKSCARTGITRACVDAFVNRSRDYTADGLLLPVSFEALPKPPKTRRTCLSVARWQDGRGWVAQGDMNSTCFEVPQLPYEP, encoded by the coding sequence ATGCGTCCGGCTCGCCGGCGCCGGGCTGCTGAGCGCGCGGCCGCCGCGGCTCTGCTGCTCGTCGTCGGCACCGCCTGCGGCAGCCGGCTGCCCGAGAGCGACTTCGAACACGGCTCCCGCACCCGCGCCCCCGGCGGCGGTGCGCCGATCCCCGTCGGCATCGTCACCAGCGCCACCAGCCCCGTCGGCGGCGACACCTTCACCGGACCGGGCCAGGGCGCCAAGGCGTACTTCGACCGCCTCAACGCGCGCGGCGGCATCGACGGCCGCCGCGTCGAGGTGCACGAGTGCGACGACGGAGGCAGCGGCGTCGGCGACAACACGTGCGTGCACCGGCTGATCGACGAGGACAGGGTGGTCGCCCTCGTCGCCACCACCGCCCTGGACTACGCGGGCGCCCCTCGCGTCTCCCACGCGCGCGTGCCCGACATCGGCGGCCAGCCCATCGGCGCCGCCTACGACACCTGGCCGCACCTGTACGGCATCTACGGCAGTTCGGCGCCCCGCGACGGCACCCCCGGCTGGGACGGGAAGCTGTACGGCGGCACGGAGGTCTACCGCTACTTCAAGCGCGTCAAGGGCGCCCGTACGGCCGCGGTCGTGTCCTACAACCAGGCCGCCTCCGCCGCCTACGCGCGGCTCGTGCAACGCGGCCTGCGGGCCGAGGGCTACAAGGTGGTCACCGAACAGGTCGACTTCGCGCTGCCCAACTTCCGCGCGGCCGCGGCCGACCTGAAGGAGCAGGGCGCCGACCTGGTCTTCGACGCCATCGACGGCCACGGCAACGCCCAGCTGTGCAGGGCGATGGACGAGGTCGGCGCGAAGGTCGTCGCCAAGGTGACCAACGTGCAGAACTGGACGTCCACCGTCCCCGAGGACTACGAGGACTCCCCGCGCTGCCGCAACGCCCTGTGGGCGACCGGCTCCAGCCGCGACCACGACGACACCCGCGACGCGGCGGTACGGGAGTTCCGGGACGCCACCAAGGGCCTCAAGACGCACTCCCAGTGGCAGTTGGAGGGCTGGGCGGCCGCCATGTGGTTCACCGACGCCGCCAAGTCCTGCGCCCGCACGGGCATCACGCGCGCGTGCGTCGACGCCTTCGTGAACCGCAGCCGCGACTACACCGCCGACGGCCTCCTCCTCCCCGTGTCCTTCGAGGCCCTGCCGAAGCCGCCGAAGACCCGCAGAACCTGCCTGTCGGTGGCGCGCTGGCAGGACGGCAGGGGGTGGGTGGCCCAAGGAGACATGAACAGTACGTGTTTCGAGGTGCCGCAACTGCCGTACGAACCCTGA
- a CDS encoding ATP-binding cassette domain-containing protein — protein MSAGISLRHARVRYGPLEALHGVTLAAPGPGLTVLLGRNGSGRTTALRALAGDVPLSAGAVVWDGTDVTRMPAYERARRGLCLVPERQAVFGSLTVRENLELAARDFAFALEAYPPLENLLPRRAGTLSGGEQRMLALSRALLARARVVLVDEPAQGMSPQVAARTYELLGGLDACVVVAEQRLPPALEGRDAVFVYELRRGSVVFGGQAGEPGRRTPRGSSRARRDSPG, from the coding sequence GTGAGCGCCGGCATCTCGCTGCGCCACGCGCGCGTGCGCTACGGCCCCCTGGAGGCCCTGCACGGCGTCACCCTCGCCGCCCCCGGCCCCGGCCTCACCGTCCTGCTGGGCCGCAACGGTTCCGGCCGTACGACCGCCCTGCGCGCGCTGGCCGGAGACGTGCCGCTGTCCGCCGGGGCGGTGGTGTGGGACGGCACCGACGTGACCCGGATGCCGGCGTACGAACGGGCCCGGCGCGGCCTGTGCCTGGTGCCCGAGCGGCAGGCGGTCTTCGGCTCCCTCACCGTGCGCGAGAACCTCGAACTGGCGGCGCGGGACTTCGCCTTCGCCCTGGAGGCCTATCCCCCGCTGGAGAACCTGCTGCCGCGCCGCGCCGGCACCCTCTCCGGCGGCGAGCAGCGCATGCTCGCGCTCTCCCGCGCCCTGCTGGCACGCGCGCGCGTGGTGCTCGTCGACGAACCCGCGCAGGGCATGTCACCGCAGGTCGCCGCCCGTACGTACGAGCTGCTGGGCGGTCTCGACGCGTGCGTGGTCGTCGCCGAACAGCGGCTGCCGCCGGCGCTGGAGGGCCGTGACGCCGTCTTCGTGTACGAACTGCGGCGCGGCTCGGTGGTGTTCGGCGGCCAGGCCGGCGAGCCGGGACGACGGACACCGCGCGGGTCGTCGCGGGCACGGCGGGACTCCCCCGGATGA
- a CDS encoding glycosyltransferase family 39 protein: protein MTDLVTRVAPPRAPALRRAAPALLGYVAVRALGLAVLAAWTAVRGKSAYTLLTARWDALWYTRVAELGYGYEVRLPNGDVHSNLAFFPLLPWLERLLHALTPLSYAGAGFCVSLVSSLAAAWGIFAVAERVCGRGAAVYAVLLWAVLPVGIVQSMAYSESLFTALAAWALYAVLTGRWPAAGALAALAGLTRPVGIAVVAAVWVAGIVSFVRRRSAPDPHGARAGERAPAPVHEARAERVGSPDGAPDMPRAPAVLSVALGMFLAPLGASGYVLWVGHRTGKGPLGYLDVQAGWRNGFDGGAAFARFVADRFQSVPGAFAGAAIVIGVALVLWLYAVCVRQRQPLPLLVYAGVVAALALCASSYFGSKPRLLLPAFPLLLPLARALSRSRTSRSVLVVAGAAVLSAAYGAFWLNGTGPP, encoded by the coding sequence GTGACCGACCTTGTGACGCGCGTTGCGCCGCCCCGTGCGCCGGCCCTGCGCCGTGCGGCCCCTGCCCTGCTCGGGTACGTGGCCGTGCGCGCCCTGGGCCTGGCGGTCCTGGCGGCGTGGACCGCCGTGCGCGGCAAGAGCGCGTACACGCTGCTGACGGCCCGCTGGGACGCGCTCTGGTACACGAGGGTGGCCGAGCTGGGATACGGCTACGAGGTACGGCTGCCGAACGGCGACGTCCACTCCAACCTGGCCTTCTTCCCGCTGCTGCCCTGGCTGGAGCGGCTGCTGCACGCGCTCACGCCGCTGTCGTACGCGGGCGCGGGCTTCTGTGTGAGTCTCGTCTCCTCGCTCGCCGCGGCCTGGGGGATCTTCGCGGTCGCGGAGCGGGTGTGCGGCCGCGGGGCCGCGGTGTACGCCGTGCTGCTGTGGGCCGTGCTGCCCGTGGGGATCGTGCAGTCCATGGCGTACAGCGAGTCGCTGTTCACGGCGCTGGCCGCCTGGGCGCTGTACGCGGTGCTGACCGGCCGCTGGCCGGCGGCGGGGGCGCTGGCCGCGCTGGCGGGGCTGACCCGTCCGGTGGGGATCGCGGTCGTCGCGGCCGTGTGGGTTGCCGGGATCGTCTCTTTCGTGCGCAGGCGAAGCGCGCCGGACCCGCACGGCGCCCGTGCGGGCGAACGCGCCCCCGCGCCGGTCCACGAAGCCCGTGCGGAGCGCGTCGGCTCACCGGACGGCGCACCTGACATGCCCCGCGCCCCCGCGGTCCTCTCCGTCGCCCTGGGGATGTTCCTGGCTCCGTTGGGCGCCTCCGGTTACGTCCTGTGGGTGGGCCACCGCACCGGCAAGGGCCCCCTGGGCTATCTCGACGTCCAGGCGGGCTGGCGCAACGGCTTCGACGGCGGCGCCGCCTTCGCCCGCTTCGTCGCCGACCGGTTCCAGTCGGTTCCGGGCGCCTTCGCGGGCGCCGCGATCGTCATCGGGGTCGCGCTGGTGCTCTGGCTGTACGCGGTGTGCGTCCGACAGCGCCAGCCGCTTCCGCTCCTGGTGTACGCCGGTGTCGTCGCCGCGCTCGCCCTGTGCGCGTCGAGTTACTTCGGTTCGAAGCCGCGTCTGCTGCTGCCCGCGTTCCCTCTGCTGCTGCCGCTCGCCCGGGCGCTGTCCCGCTCGCGGACGTCCAGGTCGGTGCTGGTGGTGGCCGGTGCCGCCGTGCTGTCGGCCGCCTACGGAGCGTTCTGGCTGAACGGCACCGGGCCACCATGA
- a CDS encoding phosphatase PAP2 family protein: MRTERKLTRLDRVFARLDREPERPAHLDVPRMSRHRVALLTGTLAFYLAIVWAVVTTSWLVRLDWQVMFFRPYQQWSGIHWFVDYYVVLGQRGPTAVMVAAWLGWRSWRQHTLRPLLTLGVALLLLNITVGAAKYGMGRLGPHYATTIGSNEMGLGGDIFPSGHTANAVVTWGILAYLASTPRARRWLSALSAVTSLGVGMATVYLGTHWLSDVLLGWAAGLLILLALPWCEPLIALAEARILDLRDRRRARGGVPAPAPAPTPVGAPVLLKPRANAQEEAAAREPAARSPRTAPAYLAPGPHTARSERTPVTPIGSRRPPHSDRVPRGTPTPARPLTGG, encoded by the coding sequence GTGCGTACCGAACGAAAGCTCACCCGTCTGGACCGGGTGTTCGCCAGACTCGACAGGGAGCCGGAACGACCGGCCCACCTCGATGTGCCCAGGATGAGCCGGCACCGGGTGGCGCTGCTCACCGGCACCCTGGCGTTCTATCTGGCGATCGTGTGGGCCGTGGTGACCACCTCGTGGCTGGTCCGGCTGGACTGGCAGGTCATGTTCTTCCGCCCGTACCAGCAGTGGTCGGGTATCCACTGGTTCGTCGACTACTACGTCGTCCTTGGCCAGCGCGGTCCGACCGCGGTGATGGTCGCCGCCTGGCTGGGCTGGCGCTCCTGGCGGCAGCACACACTGCGCCCGCTGCTGACGCTGGGCGTCGCCCTGCTGCTGCTGAACATCACGGTCGGCGCCGCCAAGTACGGCATGGGGCGTCTCGGACCGCACTACGCCACCACCATCGGCTCGAACGAGATGGGCCTGGGCGGCGATATATTCCCCAGCGGCCACACCGCCAACGCCGTCGTGACCTGGGGAATCCTGGCCTATCTGGCCTCCACCCCGAGAGCGCGCCGCTGGCTGTCGGCACTGTCCGCCGTGACCTCGCTGGGCGTGGGCATGGCCACCGTCTACCTCGGTACGCACTGGCTGAGCGACGTCCTGCTGGGCTGGGCCGCCGGTCTGCTGATCCTGCTGGCCCTGCCCTGGTGCGAGCCGCTGATCGCCCTGGCCGAGGCCCGCATCCTCGATCTGCGCGACCGCCGACGCGCCCGTGGCGGCGTCCCGGCACCCGCACCCGCGCCCACGCCCGTCGGGGCACCGGTGCTGCTCAAGCCGCGCGCGAACGCCCAGGAGGAGGCCGCGGCACGCGAGCCGGCAGCGCGTTCCCCCCGCACGGCGCCCGCCTACCTGGCTCCCGGCCCGCACACGGCCCGCTCGGAGCGCACGCCGGTCACCCCGATCGGCAGCCGCCGGCCACCGCACTCCGACCGCGTCCCGCGCGGCACCCCGACACCGGCCCGCCCCCTGACGGGCGGCTGA
- a CDS encoding MFS transporter, whose product MSGTTTAAVALRRRAAGAGANRWVVLFVLCTSLLLVALDATVLHVAVPAVTEDLRPGAIELLWIVDVYPLVCASLLILFGTLGDRVGRRRILLLGYALFGLASGVAALAHDPQVLILARALLGVGGAMIMPATLSILRQVFPDRRERALAIGVWSAVAAVGAAVGPLLGGFLLEHFWWGSVFLVNIPLMLISLPVGRLLLPESRGAANGPWDVVGALMAAAGLFGVVLGVKRLGGGEPPLSVFTLAPLAVGAVLLVLFVRRQRRRAHPLVDLGMFARPAFSTSVGCIVLAMLALVGLELIAAQYLQLVLGLSPLETGLRLLPLTFAAMAAGLAGARMLRRFGPRRMVSFGFCLTAGAVLLLTVMGGTDNAGLLVSGFLLLGFGLETTLFGAYESMLSEAPPAQAGGAAAIGETSYQLGAGIGIALLGSVMNAAYAPGLSSVPGVPASASAAAAHSLGEAYDVAGRLGGPVGVALRRAAMDSFVHGLHVTLLVSAGLLLLGALMALRLPRTMQCAELPAPVELPAPREVAESRVSA is encoded by the coding sequence ATGTCCGGGACGACCACGGCCGCCGTCGCGCTGCGCCGTCGGGCGGCCGGGGCCGGTGCCAACCGCTGGGTCGTCCTCTTCGTCCTCTGCACGAGCCTGCTGCTGGTCGCGCTCGACGCGACCGTGCTGCACGTGGCGGTTCCGGCCGTCACCGAGGACCTCAGGCCCGGCGCGATAGAACTGCTCTGGATCGTCGACGTCTACCCCCTCGTCTGCGCCTCGCTGCTGATCCTCTTCGGCACGCTGGGCGACCGAGTCGGGCGCAGACGGATCCTGCTCCTCGGCTACGCCCTCTTCGGCCTCGCCTCCGGCGTGGCGGCCCTCGCCCACGACCCGCAGGTCCTGATCCTCGCCCGCGCGCTGCTCGGCGTCGGCGGCGCGATGATCATGCCCGCCACGCTGTCGATCCTGCGCCAGGTCTTCCCGGACCGGCGCGAGAGGGCCCTCGCCATCGGCGTCTGGAGCGCGGTCGCCGCGGTCGGCGCCGCGGTGGGCCCCCTGCTGGGAGGCTTCCTGCTGGAGCACTTCTGGTGGGGCTCGGTCTTCCTCGTCAACATCCCGCTGATGCTGATCAGCCTGCCGGTCGGACGACTGCTGCTGCCCGAGTCGCGGGGCGCGGCCAACGGCCCCTGGGACGTGGTCGGCGCGCTGATGGCGGCGGCCGGCCTGTTCGGTGTGGTGCTGGGCGTCAAGCGCCTGGGCGGCGGGGAGCCGCCGCTCAGCGTCTTCACGCTTGCCCCGCTGGCGGTCGGCGCGGTGCTGCTGGTCCTCTTCGTACGGCGACAGCGCCGGCGTGCGCATCCACTGGTCGACCTCGGCATGTTCGCCCGGCCCGCGTTCAGCACCTCGGTGGGCTGCATCGTGCTGGCGATGCTCGCGCTGGTGGGCCTCGAACTGATCGCGGCCCAGTATCTGCAGCTGGTGCTCGGGCTGTCGCCGCTGGAGACGGGTCTGCGGCTGCTGCCGCTGACCTTCGCGGCGATGGCGGCGGGGCTCGCGGGCGCTCGCATGCTGCGCCGCTTCGGGCCGCGCCGCATGGTGTCCTTCGGGTTCTGCCTGACGGCCGGCGCGGTGCTGCTGCTGACGGTGATGGGCGGGACGGACAACGCGGGGCTGCTGGTGTCCGGGTTCCTCCTGCTGGGCTTCGGTCTGGAGACCACCCTCTTCGGCGCCTACGAGTCGATGCTCAGCGAGGCTCCGCCGGCGCAGGCCGGCGGGGCGGCGGCCATCGGGGAGACGTCGTACCAGCTGGGCGCCGGAATCGGCATCGCCCTCCTCGGCAGCGTCATGAACGCGGCCTACGCGCCCGGGCTGTCGTCCGTCCCCGGTGTACCGGCGTCGGCGTCCGCCGCGGCGGCGCACTCGCTGGGCGAGGCGTACGACGTCGCCGGGCGGCTGGGCGGGCCCGTCGGCGTGGCCCTGCGCCGGGCGGCCATGGACTCCTTCGTGCACGGACTGCACGTGACGCTGCTGGTGAGCGCGGGCCTGCTGCTGCTGGGCGCGCTGATGGCGCTGCGGCTGCCGCGGACCATGCAGTGCGCGGAACTCCCGGCACCGGTGGAGCTGCCCGCGCCACGGGAGGTCGCCGAATCCCGCGTCTCGGCGTAG
- a CDS encoding ABC transporter permease subunit has translation MSSLTYDLTLAGLSVGSAAALTGIGLIVTYRATGVLNFAHGAIAMVCAYALRQCVVEWGWPLWPAAALTLVFLAPAIGVALERLVFRPLAVLGGDPAQTLVASIGVFVLLVGGAALLWGQGARDDAPELVSADPWGQLAVVLVLAAGVGAVIRWTRFGRELRAVVDDRRLAVLGGIDADRVAAAGWAFGSFTAGLTGVLLAPYVRLDPYGLPLLVMEVVAVAVAARMRSLPVAVLVALGVGVAQSQLTRLHPAGWGGPLLQTAGANLFVVALLVAALALPRVGRRDALPRTAGARVPTPPGAWIVAVALFLLPLGFAGSDLHTSVQVPALGVVLLSLVVVTGRGGQISLGQAAYAGLGALFTALLAAGRFPGLPRLPELAALAVSVALVAPLGLLTGWPAISRRGLALALATFAVGVGVSRFVFAQPYATSDLGLGRPAGFDGDRAYYVLELVLLFAALLATRALRRGRTGRALAAMRDHEAGASAAGVRVPSLKLLAFVAGAALAALGGGMLGMGLRAFDPGAYDPVRGLLWFAAVMVLGADSTLGALAAAALLVGLDAGARGGVAAALIGVLAVLIGRFPGGPYEAWRTATQSLRSRRPTELTQAGAAARARLTPSTGLRVPAGATTTPGAGTGRRGTGNVGARVAGGAAARVTGDVAAPAAGDAAAWVTGDAAASAAGDAAAPATEIPAPPPAKHPAPPAADDPTTPAKRGAAAPAAEIPAAPAGEERETPPGEDQATPPAKHPAPPAADDPTTPAKRGAAAPAAEDAAPAAGKGLAPAGEDPAACGSVVEGLVGARGRSAASGAGRPSGVPARAGGRRVGPVVLAVRRLQARYGGFTALDDVGLDAHAGQVTAVIGPNGAGKSTLFHCLAGTLRPAHGQVLLADRDITRLPAHTRTRLGIARTFQQLAVFPSLTVAENVRVGAEQGRVADPGAVDRALRLFGLDGPLGTLPAAALPTGTLRRVELARALAGSPRVLLLDEPAAGLDSAEVAAMAGVLKALAADGTALLVVEHDLDLVADLADVVHVMAAGRIVAVGPPDRVLDEVGP, from the coding sequence ATGTCCTCGCTCACCTACGACCTGACGCTGGCCGGTCTTTCGGTCGGCAGCGCCGCCGCGCTCACCGGGATCGGCCTGATCGTGACCTACCGGGCGACCGGTGTGCTCAACTTCGCGCACGGGGCGATCGCCATGGTGTGCGCCTACGCGCTGCGGCAGTGCGTGGTCGAGTGGGGCTGGCCGCTGTGGCCGGCGGCGGCGCTGACGCTGGTCTTCCTCGCCCCCGCGATCGGTGTGGCGCTGGAGCGCCTCGTCTTCCGTCCGCTCGCCGTCCTGGGCGGTGACCCGGCACAGACCCTCGTCGCGTCCATCGGGGTGTTCGTGCTGCTGGTCGGCGGGGCGGCGCTGCTGTGGGGGCAGGGGGCGCGGGACGACGCGCCGGAACTGGTGTCCGCCGACCCGTGGGGGCAGCTGGCGGTCGTGCTGGTCCTGGCCGCGGGGGTCGGTGCGGTGATCCGCTGGACACGGTTCGGGCGGGAGCTGCGGGCCGTCGTGGACGACCGGCGGCTGGCGGTGCTCGGCGGGATCGACGCGGACCGGGTGGCGGCGGCGGGGTGGGCGTTCGGGTCCTTCACGGCGGGCCTGACGGGCGTGCTGCTCGCGCCGTACGTCCGTCTCGACCCCTACGGTCTGCCGCTGCTGGTCATGGAGGTCGTGGCGGTGGCGGTCGCGGCACGCATGCGCAGTCTGCCGGTCGCGGTGCTGGTCGCGCTGGGCGTCGGGGTCGCGCAGAGTCAGCTGACGCGGCTGCATCCCGCGGGCTGGGGCGGGCCGTTGCTGCAGACGGCGGGCGCGAACCTGTTCGTGGTGGCGCTGCTGGTCGCGGCCCTGGCACTGCCACGCGTCGGCAGGCGGGACGCCCTGCCGCGCACGGCCGGCGCGCGCGTGCCGACGCCGCCGGGCGCGTGGATCGTGGCGGTCGCCCTGTTCCTGCTGCCGCTGGGCTTCGCGGGCTCGGACCTGCACACGTCGGTGCAGGTGCCGGCACTGGGCGTGGTCCTGCTGTCCCTGGTGGTGGTCACCGGCCGGGGCGGCCAGATCTCCCTCGGCCAGGCGGCCTACGCGGGCCTGGGCGCCCTGTTCACCGCACTGCTGGCGGCGGGCCGCTTCCCGGGCCTGCCCCGCCTGCCGGAACTGGCCGCGCTCGCCGTCTCGGTGGCCCTGGTCGCCCCGCTGGGCCTGCTGACCGGCTGGCCGGCGATCAGCCGCCGGGGGCTCGCCCTGGCGCTGGCGACGTTCGCGGTGGGCGTCGGGGTGAGCCGCTTCGTCTTCGCCCAGCCGTACGCAACCTCGGATCTGGGCCTGGGCCGCCCGGCGGGCTTCGACGGCGACCGCGCCTACTACGTCCTCGAACTCGTCCTGCTGTTCGCCGCGTTGCTGGCGACCCGGGCGCTGCGCAGAGGCCGCACGGGCCGTGCCCTGGCCGCCATGCGGGACCACGAGGCCGGGGCGTCGGCGGCGGGCGTGCGGGTCCCGTCCCTGAAGCTCCTGGCCTTCGTCGCGGGCGCCGCGCTGGCCGCGCTCGGCGGCGGCATGCTCGGCATGGGCCTGCGCGCGTTCGACCCGGGCGCCTACGACCCCGTACGCGGCCTGCTGTGGTTCGCGGCGGTGATGGTCCTGGGCGCGGACAGCACCCTGGGCGCCCTGGCCGCGGCGGCTCTGCTGGTGGGCCTGGACGCGGGCGCGCGCGGCGGCGTCGCGGCGGCCCTGATCGGCGTCCTGGCGGTACTGATCGGCCGCTTCCCGGGAGGCCCGTACGAAGCCTGGCGAACGGCGACGCAAAGCCTGCGTTCACGCCGGCCGACGGAACTGACACAGGCGGGGGCGGCGGCCCGGGCGAGACTGACACCTTCGACCGGCCTCCGGGTGCCGGCGGGGGCGACGACAACGCCGGGTGCCGGCACGGGGCGTCGGGGTACGGGGAATGTCGGGGCGAGGGTCGCGGGGGGCGCCGCGGCACGGGTCACGGGGGATGTTGCGGCACCGGCCGCGGGGGACGCCGCGGCGTGGGTCACGGGGGATGCTGCGGCATCGGCCGCGGGGGACGCCGCGGCTCCAGCGACGGAGATCCCGGCGCCCCCGCCAGCGAAACACCCTGCGCCCCCAGCCGCAGACGACCCGACGACCCCGGCCAAGAGGGGCGCTGCGGCACCGGCCGCGGAGATTCCTGCGGCACCGGCCGGGGAGGAGCGTGAGACCCCACCCGGGGAGGACCAAGCGACCCCGCCCGCGAAACACCCTGCGCCCCCAGCCGCAGACGACCCGACGACCCCGGCCAAGAGGGGCGCTGCGGCACCGGCCGCAGAGGACGCTGCGCCGGCAGCCGGGAAGGGCCTTGCCCCGGCCGGAGAGGACCCGGCGGCCTGTGGCTCGGTCGTGGAGGGGCTCGTCGGCGCGCGTGGACGGTCCGCGGCCTCCGGTGCGGGTCGGCCGTCGGGGGTACCGGCACGGGCCGGTGGGCGTCGCGTGGGTCCGGTCGTTCTCGCGGTGCGCCGGCTTCAGGCTCGGTACGGTGGCTTCACCGCCCTCGACGACGTAGGGCTCGATGCCCACGCGGGCCAGGTCACCGCCGTCATCGGGCCCAACGGCGCCGGCAAGAGCACCCTCTTCCACTGTCTGGCCGGCACCCTGCGCCCCGCGCACGGGCAGGTTCTCCTGGCGGACCGGGACATCACGCGTCTGCCGGCCCACACCCGCACCCGCCTCGGGATCGCCCGCACCTTCCAGCAACTGGCCGTCTTCCCTTCCCTGACCGTGGCGGAGAACGTCCGCGTGGGCGCCGAGCAGGGCCGGGTCGCCGACCCCGGCGCCGTGGACCGTGCCCTGCGCCTGTTCGGCCTCGACGGCCCGCTCGGCACACTCCCCGCCGCCGCCCTGCCGACCGGCACCCTCCGCCGGGTCGAACTGGCACGGGCCCTCGCCGGCAGCCCGCGCGTCCTGCTCCTCGACGAACCCGCCGCCGGTCTCGACAGCGCGGAGGTCGCCGCGATGGCCGGCGTCCTGAAGGCCCTGGCCGCCGACGGCACCGCCCTGCTGGTCGTCGAGCACGACCTCGACCTGGTCGCCGACCTCGCCGACGTCGTGCACGTCATGGCCGCGGGCCGTATCGTCGCCGTCGGCCCACCCGACCGCGTCCTGGACGAGGTCGGACCGTGA